Proteins co-encoded in one Arachis hypogaea cultivar Tifrunner chromosome 13, arahy.Tifrunner.gnm2.J5K5, whole genome shotgun sequence genomic window:
- the LOC112737659 gene encoding aminodeoxychorismate synthase, chloroplastic, which yields MNLALRLLPSELTCPTSEDIQYANVNFLLSKPSVRVACFIKKDDVQPLNCDRKNVTISCQLMHSHLESSKRKKRLQVPLPLQKLDFVRTLLIDNYDSYTYNIYQELSVVNGVPPVVIQNDDWTWEELSHYLYEENAFDNIVISPGPGSPACPQDIGICLQLLHKCWDIPVLGVCLGHQALGYVHGAHIVHAPEPIHGRLSEVEHSGCELFHGIPSGRNSGFKVVRYHSLVIDSESLPEVLIPIAWTSSSNTLPFVGAKDHNVSNALGTQTEQNVFVDSCSPKAGNGTPRSSRVLMGIKHCTRPHYGVQFHPESVATCHGSQIFKNFRDITNEYWLRYKSSQSIEKRAHSYAHMQVSSASRHYGDLHRSISSETSTVDQLNKVVNGHRHMVDDNAEKTRLEKCNVANGHHARTDRKCLKLKWRKCTHLASQVGGAKGIFCGLFGHETENTFWLDSSSTEKGRARFSFMGGKGGSLWKHLTFRLSDQSDRCSKGGGYLSMENCQGSTETRFLEEGFFDFLNKELQSYHYDEKDYEGLPFDFHGGYVGYIGYNLKSECCVTSNRNKSKTPDACFFFADNFIAIDHKNDNVYILAIHEESSSMTQWLDDAEEKLLNLYGSEIMGSEKQYPHPLTCSSQKVGFAAEKSREQYIKDVKKCLEYIKDGESYELCLTNQMRKPIENLDSLGLYLHLRERNPAPYAAWLNFPKEDLCICCSSPERFLQLDRNDILEAKPIKGTIARGATAEEDERLKLKLQLSEKDQAENLMIVDLLRNDLGRVCDPGSVHVPRLMDVESYATVHTMVSTIRGKKRSDASAVDCVKAAFPGGSMTGAPKLRSMELLDSIESCSRGIYSGCIGFFSYNQTFDLNIVIRTVIIHDGEASIGAGGAIVSLSNPEDEYKEMILKTKAPAKAVLDFE from the exons ATGAACCTTGCTCTGCGGTTGCTGCCTTCAGAGCTCACTTGTCCAACAAGTGAAGACATTCAATATGCAAATGTGAACTTTCTTTTGTCCAAACCATCAGTGAGGGTCGCTTGTTTCATTAAGAAAGATGATGTGCAGCCATTGAATTGTGATAGAAAGAATGTGACTATATCTTGCCAATTGATGCATAGTCACTTAGAGTcatctaaaagaaagaaaaggctaCAAGTGCCTTTGCCTTTACAGAAGCTGGATTTTGTGAGAACATTGTTGATTGATAACTATGACAGTTacacatataatatatatcaGGAGTTATCTGTTGTTAATGGAG TCCCTCCTGTGGTGATCCAAAATGATGATTGGACATGGGAAGAACTTAGCCATTACTTGTATGAAGAAAATGCATTTGATAACATTGTAATATCACCTGGACCTGGTTCTCCAGCATGCCCACAAGATATAG GTATTTGTCTTCAACTACTGCATAAATGCTGGGATATACCTGTTTTGGGTGTTTGCCTCGGACACCAG GCATTGGGATATGTCCATGGAGCTCACATTGTCCATGCGCCTGAACCAATCCATGGGCGTTTGAG TGAAGTTGAGCATAGCGGCTGCGAGCTTTTTCATGGCATACCATCTGGCAGGAATTCAGGTTTCAAG GTGGTTCGATATCATTCATTGGTTATAGATTCTGAATCACTTCCTGAAGTGCTCATTCCGATAGCTTGGACGTCTTCCTCAAACACACTTCCATTTGTTGGGGCCAAGGATCATAACGTCTCCAATGCTCTTGGAACACAGACAGAACAAAATGTCTTCGTTGATTCTTGTTCACCTAAAGCAGGAAATGGAACACCAAGAAGTTCAAGAGTTCTTATGGGGATCAAGCATTGTACAAGACCGCACTATGGTGTGCAG TTTCATCCAGAGAGTGTTGCAACATGCCATGGAAGTCAAATATTCAAGAATTTCAGAGATATTACAAATGAGTATTGGCTGAGATACAAGTCATCACAAAGCATAGAAAAGCGTGCTCATTCTTATG CACACATGCAGGTTTCAAGTGCTAGTAGACATTATGGAGATTTGCATAGAAGTATTAGTTCGGAGACCAGTACAGTTGATCAGCTAAATAAGGTAGTTAATGGTCATCGACATATGGTAGATGATAATGCTGAGAAGACTCGTTTAGAAAAGTGCAACGTTGCAAATGGTCATCATGCAAGAACTGATCGAaaatgtttgaagttgaaatgGAGGAAATGCACTCACCTGGCTAGTCAAGTTGGTGGTGCGAAAGGTATATTTTGTGGGTTGTTCGGACATGAAACTGAAAACACTTTCTGGTTGGATAGTTCTTCCACAGAGAAG GGAAGAGCACGCTTCTCATTCATGGGAGGAAAAGGTGGATCACTTTGGAAGCATTTGACTTTCAGATTATCTGATCAAAG TGATCGGTGTTCGAAAGGTGGTGGCTACTTGTCAATGGAAAATTGTCAAGGTTCCACTGAAACAAGATTTTTGGAAGAAGGTTTTTTCGATTTTTTGAACAAG GAGCTTCAATCATATCACTATGATGAAAAAGATTACGAAGGTCTGCCATTTGACTTTCATGGTGGATATGTTGGTTACATCGG GTACAACCTCAAAAGTGAATGTTGTGTCACATCTAACCGTAACAAGTCCAAAACTCCAGACGCTTGTTTTTTCTTTGCCGATAACTTTATAGCTATTGACCACAAAAATGACAATGTTTATATATTGGCTATACATGAAGAAAGCTCAAGCATGACACAATGGTTGGATGATGCTGAGGAGAAGCTTCTGAACTTATATGGTTCTGAGATAATGGGGTCAGAAAAGCAGTATCCACATCCTCTAACTTGTTCCTCACAAAAGGTCGGTTTTGCAGCTGAAAAATCTAGAGAGCAGTACATTAAGGATGTAAAGAAGTGCCTGGAATACATTAAAGATGGAGAAAGCTATGAGTTGTGCCTCACAAATCAGATGAGGAAACCGATCGAGAATTTAGACTCTCTTGGACTTTATCTTCATTTGAGAGAAAGGAATCCAGCACCTTATGCTGCATGGCTTAATTTTCCGAAGGAAGACTTGTGTATTTGCTGCTCTTCCCCTGAAAGGTTCTTGCAGTTGGATAGAAATGATATACTAGAAGCTAAGCCCATTAAGGGTACAATAGCTCGTGGTGCTACCGCCGAGGAAGATGAGCGACTCAAATTGAAATTGCAACTCAG TGAAAAGGATCAAGCTGAAAATCTGATGATTGTAGACCTTCTAAGGAATGATCTCGGTCGGGTCTGTGATCCAGGATCTGTACATGTGCCACGTCTCATGGATGTGGAGTCATATGCAACTGTTCACACAATGGTGAGCACGATTCGTGGGAAGAAGAGGTCTGACGCCAGTGCAGTAGATTGCGTAAAAGCTGCATTCCCAGGTGGTTCGATGACCGGTGCTCCAAAGCTGAGATCGATGGAACTTCTTGATTCCATTGAAAGTTGTTCTCGAGGTATATACTCCGGTTGTATCGGATTTTTTTCGTACAACCAGACATTTGATCTTAATATTGTCATAAGAACGGTGATTATACATGATGGTGAAGCTTCAATAGGAGCTGGAGGTGCCATTGTTTCTTTGTCGAACCCCGAAGACGAATACAAAGAGATGATCTTGAAAACAAAAGCCCCAGCAAAGGCTGTGCTAGATTTTGAATAG